A region from the Phycisphaerales bacterium genome encodes:
- a CDS encoding HDOD domain-containing protein, which yields MDSTLLEKVLSCNTLPSLPAVAVRVIELTSDLNVSLDELAKCIQNDQGLAAKILRTVNSSFYALRQPCGSVQKALVMLGLSPVKTLALGFSLISSVEATRTNGFDYVSYWRRGLYTAVGAKCFAESTRRPFADEAFLVGLLQDIGQMAMYMALRDRYLQAIAPAKRDHSKVAGLEATAFELGHAEVGAMLAERWKLPTDLVAAVRFHERPTAAPQRIADLARTVALGSSFHDSMSDSDPSGALARLYQRAEQWFGLDVGAARSAVRRANDGVRELSSLFSLDTGSFVDADQVMERAERERVELEVVPGEPGPEVLNLLTNEPELDPLTGLLARSAFDGALRQAMKDGRAAGLPVSLLQIGVGSRGTRLQTDMLEPRDEAVIELSLVLTKYFQSRGMVCRLSEDIFAVILMGTARTQTLFEAERCLAELRGGTFGKRGAWAAIGVAFGATETEPGPTSARELVIAATKSLGEASRLKGERVVEHTVAKAA from the coding sequence ATGGATAGCACCCTGCTGGAAAAGGTTTTGTCGTGCAACACGCTGCCCTCTCTTCCGGCTGTGGCGGTGCGTGTGATCGAGTTGACGTCGGACCTGAACGTCTCACTCGATGAACTCGCCAAGTGCATCCAGAACGACCAGGGGCTTGCGGCGAAGATCCTGCGGACGGTGAACTCGAGTTTTTACGCGTTGCGTCAGCCGTGCGGCTCGGTGCAGAAGGCGCTGGTGATGCTCGGGTTGTCGCCGGTGAAGACGCTGGCGCTGGGGTTCTCGTTGATCTCGTCGGTGGAGGCGACCCGGACGAACGGGTTCGACTATGTGTCGTACTGGCGTCGCGGGTTGTACACGGCGGTGGGCGCGAAGTGCTTTGCCGAGAGCACGCGTCGCCCCTTCGCGGACGAGGCGTTCCTCGTAGGGTTGCTGCAAGACATCGGGCAGATGGCGATGTACATGGCGCTGCGAGATCGATACCTGCAGGCGATCGCACCCGCGAAGCGGGACCACTCGAAGGTCGCGGGGCTTGAGGCGACGGCGTTCGAACTGGGGCATGCCGAGGTCGGCGCCATGCTGGCCGAGCGGTGGAAACTCCCCACGGATCTGGTCGCGGCGGTGCGTTTCCACGAACGTCCGACGGCGGCACCGCAGCGGATCGCGGATCTGGCGCGGACGGTGGCGCTGGGATCGAGTTTCCATGATTCGATGTCGGACTCGGATCCGAGCGGCGCGCTCGCGAGGCTCTATCAGCGGGCCGAGCAGTGGTTCGGGCTGGACGTGGGCGCGGCGCGATCGGCGGTGCGCCGGGCGAACGACGGCGTGCGAGAGTTGTCGTCGCTCTTCAGCCTGGACACGGGATCCTTCGTGGACGCGGACCAGGTGATGGAGCGTGCCGAGCGCGAGCGTGTCGAGTTGGAGGTCGTGCCCGGGGAGCCCGGGCCCGAGGTGCTGAATCTGCTGACCAACGAGCCCGAGTTGGATCCGCTGACCGGGCTGCTCGCACGGAGCGCGTTCGATGGCGCATTGCGTCAGGCGATGAAGGACGGTCGTGCGGCGGGGCTGCCGGTCTCGCTGCTGCAGATCGGCGTCGGTTCGCGGGGGACACGGCTACAGACGGACATGCTCGAGCCGCGGGACGAGGCTGTGATCGAGTTGTCGCTGGTGCTGACCAAGTACTTCCAGTCGCGCGGGATGGTCTGCCGGCTGAGCGAGGACATCTTCGCGGTGATCCTGATGGGGACGGCGCGAACGCAGACGTTGTTCGAGGCCGAGCGCTGCCTTGCGGAACTGCGGGGCGGGACGTTCGGGAAGCGTGGCGCGTGGGCGGCGATCGGTGTGGCGTTCGGGGCGACGGAGACGGAGCCCGGGCCGACGAGCGCGCGCGAGTTGGTCATTGCCGCGACGAAGTCTCTGGGCGAGGCGTCGCGCCTGAAGGGCGAGCGCGTGGTCGAGCACACGGTGGCGAAGGCGGCGTGA
- a CDS encoding hydroxymyristoyl-ACP dehydratase, which translates to MRFELVDQVLVADATRLVAVRAVTAGEEYLADHFPTFPVLPGVLMLEAMVQAARRHIERDSISPKPWVLGRVRALKYGRFIRPGYTMRIEVTRLGTPSTESHDPIEFKGTITIAGGDDTAAASGRFSLRPTTVPIHVG; encoded by the coding sequence ATGCGATTCGAACTCGTCGATCAGGTTTTGGTAGCCGACGCCACGCGCCTCGTCGCGGTCCGCGCCGTCACCGCCGGCGAGGAATACCTCGCCGACCACTTCCCCACCTTCCCCGTCCTCCCCGGCGTCCTCATGCTCGAGGCGATGGTCCAGGCCGCCCGGCGCCACATCGAACGCGATTCCATATCACCCAAGCCCTGGGTTCTGGGCCGCGTCCGCGCGCTCAAGTACGGCCGATTCATCCGCCCCGGCTACACCATGCGGATCGAGGTCACACGCCTCGGCACGCCCTCAACCGAATCCCACGACCCCATCGAGTTCAAGGGCACGATCACGATCGCCGGCGGAGACGACACCGCCGCCGCCTCGGGCCGATTCTCCCTCCGCCCCACGACGGTTCCGATCCACGTGGGATGA
- a CDS encoding insulinase family protein, producing MNFQKAVLPNGLTIIAEVDPSAHSAAAGFFVKTGARDEASAVMGVSHYLEHMMFKGTEDINAEELNRRFDRLGARSNAFTSTEMTCFYAHVIPEHLSESVDLLARMLRPALRTTDFDTEKGVILEEIAMYKDNPFWVLYEACIESHFAGTPLAHRVLGTNETITDLTASQMRTYFEDRYSADNTVLALAGKLDFSRIVEQVTNLCGSWKRTGARRDATHARTTPGELTLHDEKITRGYILTIADAPAFTDERRYDAALLAMLLGAPDNSLLHWALIEPGLADEAQASFSAHDGHGDYVLFATADPERLDTVWEKAKVQLDRVAQTATTRDLERLRNKLATSATIGAERPGDRMHRLGANWLYLNDYIPIEDELARIARVTLDSIRQTARDFPLTPTTVGRLLPA from the coding sequence CCGCCGTCATGGGCGTCAGCCACTACCTCGAGCACATGATGTTCAAGGGCACCGAGGACATCAACGCCGAGGAACTCAATCGCCGATTCGACCGCCTCGGCGCGCGCAGCAACGCCTTCACCAGCACCGAGATGACCTGCTTCTACGCCCACGTCATCCCCGAGCATCTCTCGGAGTCCGTCGATCTCCTCGCCCGCATGCTCCGCCCCGCCCTCCGCACCACCGACTTCGACACCGAGAAGGGCGTCATCCTCGAAGAGATCGCGATGTACAAGGACAACCCCTTCTGGGTCTTGTACGAGGCCTGCATCGAGAGCCACTTCGCCGGCACTCCCCTCGCCCACCGCGTCCTGGGCACCAACGAGACCATCACCGATCTCACCGCCTCCCAGATGCGGACCTACTTCGAAGACCGTTACTCCGCCGACAACACCGTCCTCGCCCTCGCCGGCAAACTCGACTTCTCACGCATCGTCGAACAAGTCACAAATCTCTGTGGCTCTTGGAAGCGCACCGGCGCCCGCCGCGACGCCACCCACGCGAGAACCACGCCCGGCGAACTCACCCTCCACGACGAGAAGATCACCCGCGGCTACATCCTCACCATCGCCGACGCCCCCGCCTTCACCGACGAGCGCCGCTACGACGCCGCTCTCCTCGCCATGCTCCTGGGCGCCCCCGACAACAGCCTCCTCCACTGGGCCCTCATCGAGCCGGGCCTCGCCGACGAAGCCCAGGCCTCATTCTCCGCCCACGATGGGCACGGCGATTACGTCCTCTTCGCCACCGCCGACCCCGAACGCCTCGATACCGTCTGGGAAAAGGCCAAGGTACAACTCGACCGCGTCGCCCAGACCGCCACAACGCGAGACCTCGAACGCCTCCGCAACAAACTCGCCACCAGCGCCACCATCGGCGCCGAACGCCCGGGCGACCGCATGCACCGCCTCGGCGCCAACTGGCTCTACCTCAATGACTACATCCCCATCGAGGACGAACTCGCCCGCATCGCCCGCGTCACCCTCGACAGCATCCGTCAGACCGCGCGCGATTTCCCCTTGACGCCCACAACCGTCGGGCGCCTCCTCCCGGCCTGA
- a CDS encoding beta-hydroxyacyl-ACP dehydratase, with product MRWMWIDRIVELVPRARLVAIKNVSFAEEHLHDHFQASGDRPALPIMPASLIIEGMAQTAGILVGHAGSFKEKVVLAKVSGVELSRDATPGTTLRYTAAIERMDHIGASTKGTVELLDHAAHSPTFEKIGTIDLMFSHVDQNLAGAQFPEHNFVFSDAFRTLLRTSGLPAEF from the coding sequence ATGCGCTGGATGTGGATCGATCGCATCGTGGAACTCGTCCCAAGAGCGCGTCTCGTCGCGATCAAGAACGTCTCTTTCGCCGAGGAGCACCTCCACGACCACTTCCAGGCCTCGGGAGATCGACCCGCGCTCCCCATCATGCCCGCCTCCCTCATCATCGAGGGCATGGCCCAGACCGCCGGCATCCTCGTCGGACACGCCGGAAGTTTCAAAGAGAAGGTCGTCCTCGCCAAAGTCAGCGGCGTCGAACTCTCCCGCGACGCGACCCCGGGAACGACCCTCCGCTACACCGCTGCAATCGAACGCATGGACCACATCGGCGCCTCCACAAAGGGCACCGTCGAACTCCTCGACCACGCCGCACACTCACCCACGTTCGAAAAAATCGGCACTATCGACCTCATGTTCAGCCACGTTGACCAGAACCTCGCTGGCGCCCAGTTCCCGGAGCACAACTTCGTCTTCAGCGACGCCTTCCGCACGCTCCTGCGAACCAGCGGCCTCCCCGCCGAGTTCTGA
- a CDS encoding VWA domain-containing protein produces the protein MKYGTSWTMRALGGLVVAASMGVFGSSSMAQVSSVSVDSRVVIVPQVRMTPRRVPTAYVENVGLEISIKDQVSTTVMEMSVRNPSGAAQEAQFLIPVADGVAVRSLQYDGVGPEPTAKVLPRDEARRIYASIVNSMRDPALVEFVGYNLIQTSAFPIPAGGVQKVTLTLESMLPADGERVDYFLPRSESAGLGSTRWEVRATIEDARGIATVYSPSHSITTTREGANKVIVRAAESVEAGGARGSVRLSYVRNPSMHNGFASTLIAYPDPTMSEIGGGYFMLVGSLPSGMSEDREPLKREVVLVLDRSGSMRGEKIEQAKSAAIQVVEGLEDGETFNIIDYSDSIASFAAAPVVKDKESAKKAREYIAGLKAGGGTNILDALLEATRSTPAEHFVPIVLFLTDGLPTIGERSEIKIREKVEASNTSKRRIFTFGVGSDVNSPLLNAIATKSRAASTFVLSNEDVEAKVSQVFKRLAGPLLAEPRLTALGADGSPVTTRLREVMPTNLPDVFDGDQVIVLGQFMGGQEPVRFRLEGKAGSRVVSYDFKGEVTSASARNGYVPRLWASSKIGMLLDEIRQAGAGEVDQGRMKEIVDEVVALSTKFGILTEYTAFLATEPNSVAFDQVGLRANIDQAYRRLETRNAERSGSAGINQEENLKKLGQTRAAGATATPAAQEVAGKQWYYDKDMNVRQVNSVQNVSDYTLFCRNNVWVDSRILDKEAEKPDEIVEFGTEAYMTLAMELSMQNRQAVLAQDGDVLLLWNSKRVLVRGPQAEAPAGGK, from the coding sequence ATGAAGTACGGAACGAGTTGGACGATGCGGGCGTTGGGCGGGCTTGTTGTAGCAGCGTCGATGGGCGTGTTTGGTTCGTCGAGCATGGCGCAGGTGTCGTCGGTCTCGGTTGATTCGCGTGTGGTGATCGTGCCCCAGGTACGGATGACGCCGCGTCGCGTGCCGACGGCGTATGTGGAGAACGTGGGGCTGGAGATCTCGATCAAGGACCAGGTCTCGACGACGGTGATGGAGATGTCGGTCAGGAATCCTTCGGGGGCAGCGCAGGAGGCGCAGTTTCTGATTCCGGTAGCGGATGGCGTGGCGGTGCGGTCGCTGCAGTATGACGGCGTGGGTCCTGAGCCGACGGCGAAGGTGCTGCCCCGCGACGAGGCGCGGCGGATCTACGCGTCGATCGTGAACTCGATGCGTGATCCAGCGCTGGTGGAGTTTGTGGGGTACAACCTGATCCAGACGAGCGCGTTTCCGATTCCCGCGGGCGGCGTGCAGAAGGTGACGCTGACGTTGGAGTCGATGCTGCCCGCGGATGGGGAGCGTGTGGACTATTTCCTGCCCCGCAGCGAATCGGCGGGGCTCGGCTCGACGCGGTGGGAGGTTCGAGCGACGATCGAGGACGCTCGCGGGATCGCGACGGTCTACTCGCCTTCGCACTCGATCACGACGACGCGCGAGGGGGCGAACAAGGTGATCGTGCGTGCGGCCGAGAGCGTCGAGGCGGGCGGGGCCCGCGGCTCGGTGCGGTTGTCGTATGTGCGGAATCCGTCAATGCACAATGGGTTTGCGTCCACGCTGATCGCGTATCCGGACCCGACGATGAGCGAGATCGGCGGCGGGTACTTCATGCTGGTCGGGTCGCTTCCGAGCGGTATGAGCGAGGACCGCGAGCCTCTGAAGCGCGAGGTCGTGCTGGTGCTGGATCGGTCGGGGTCGATGCGTGGCGAAAAGATCGAGCAGGCGAAGAGCGCGGCGATCCAGGTGGTGGAGGGGCTTGAGGACGGCGAGACGTTCAACATCATCGATTACTCGGACTCGATCGCGTCGTTTGCCGCGGCTCCGGTGGTGAAGGACAAGGAATCGGCGAAGAAGGCTCGCGAGTACATCGCCGGGCTGAAGGCGGGTGGCGGGACGAACATCCTCGATGCGCTCCTGGAGGCGACGAGGTCGACGCCCGCGGAGCACTTTGTGCCGATCGTGCTCTTCCTGACGGATGGCTTGCCGACGATCGGGGAGCGGAGCGAGATCAAGATCCGCGAGAAGGTGGAAGCGTCGAACACGTCGAAGCGTCGGATCTTCACGTTTGGAGTGGGGAGCGACGTGAACTCGCCGCTCTTGAACGCGATCGCGACGAAATCGCGGGCGGCGAGCACGTTTGTGCTCTCGAACGAGGACGTGGAGGCGAAGGTGTCGCAGGTCTTCAAGCGTCTCGCGGGGCCTCTGCTCGCGGAGCCGAGACTGACGGCGTTGGGAGCGGATGGTTCGCCGGTGACGACGCGATTGCGTGAGGTGATGCCGACGAATCTGCCCGACGTGTTTGATGGCGATCAGGTGATCGTGCTGGGGCAGTTCATGGGTGGTCAGGAGCCCGTGCGATTCCGGCTTGAGGGGAAGGCCGGGAGTCGGGTCGTGTCGTACGACTTCAAAGGCGAGGTCACATCGGCGTCGGCGCGGAATGGCTATGTGCCCCGATTGTGGGCGAGCAGCAAGATCGGGATGCTGCTCGATGAGATCCGCCAGGCCGGAGCGGGCGAGGTGGACCAGGGGCGGATGAAGGAGATCGTGGACGAGGTGGTGGCGCTCTCGACGAAGTTCGGGATCCTGACGGAGTACACGGCGTTCCTGGCGACGGAGCCGAACAGCGTCGCGTTTGATCAGGTCGGTCTTCGTGCGAACATCGATCAGGCCTATCGGCGACTCGAGACGCGGAACGCCGAGCGGTCCGGGAGTGCGGGGATCAATCAGGAAGAGAATCTCAAGAAACTCGGGCAGACTCGTGCGGCTGGGGCCACGGCAACCCCTGCGGCCCAAGAGGTGGCCGGGAAGCAGTGGTATTACGACAAGGACATGAACGTCCGGCAGGTCAATTCGGTGCAGAACGTTTCCGATTACACTCTGTTCTGCCGGAACAACGTGTGGGTGGACTCTCGTATTCTGGATAAGGAAGCGGAGAAGCCCGACGAGATTGTGGAGTTTGGAACGGAGGCGTACATGACGCTGGCGATGGAACTCTCGATGCAGAACCGGCAGGCGGTGCTTGCGCAGGATGGCGATGTGCTGCTCCTGTGGAACAGCAAGCGCGTGCTGGTTCGCGGGCCTCAGGCCGAGGCTCCAGCGGGCGGGAAGTGA
- the recO gene encoding DNA repair protein RecO has protein sequence MAAIVDHAVCLRQWDWSETSQTVSLLTREHGVVRGLAKGSRRQPGRFGGGIESATRGEVVFHPKPAHTLATIAGWDVLETFPAARSSVVGFAGATLMIEATQRGISESDPHPAVYDALVEAMRTADRGSASVAEYLWRLLVDTGHKPELDRDVATGDSAPRGRTIGFDPSLGGVTTDPGAGVSSGVWRVRGETLEYLRGLERAGPLKSPMGRGDEVSDRAARLLARYVETQWGVGLVSLPAFWSTSEKAAEVADGPDR, from the coding sequence GTGGCAGCGATCGTGGACCATGCCGTGTGCCTTCGTCAGTGGGACTGGTCGGAAACCAGCCAGACAGTCTCGCTGCTCACACGTGAGCACGGCGTGGTGCGCGGGCTGGCGAAAGGGTCGCGGCGGCAGCCCGGGCGGTTCGGCGGGGGGATCGAGTCGGCGACGCGGGGGGAGGTGGTCTTCCACCCCAAGCCGGCGCACACGCTGGCGACGATCGCGGGATGGGACGTGCTCGAGACGTTTCCGGCGGCGCGGTCGAGCGTGGTCGGGTTTGCGGGTGCGACGCTGATGATCGAGGCGACGCAGCGAGGGATCAGCGAGTCGGACCCACACCCGGCGGTCTATGACGCGCTCGTCGAGGCGATGCGGACAGCGGATCGCGGGTCGGCGTCCGTGGCGGAGTATCTGTGGCGATTGCTCGTGGACACGGGGCACAAGCCCGAACTCGACCGTGACGTGGCCACCGGGGATTCGGCGCCCCGGGGACGAACGATCGGGTTCGATCCGAGTTTGGGCGGGGTGACCACGGATCCGGGGGCCGGAGTCTCTTCGGGCGTGTGGCGTGTTCGAGGGGAGACTCTGGAGTATCTGCGCGGTCTTGAACGTGCCGGCCCCTTAAAGTCGCCGATGGGGCGTGGTGACGAGGTCTCAGACCGTGCGGCGCGGCTTCTGGCTCGATACGTCGAAACACAGTGGGGGGTTGGGCTTGTGAGTCTGCCCGCGTTTTGGAGCACGTCCGAGAAGGCGGCTGAAGTCGCGGACGGTCCGGACCGATGA
- a CDS encoding ROK family protein, with protein MPTTTLGLDIGGSSVKAALIRDATFARVAQSPIYTKPTLEQLIDAIANVAAVLGTSHDSIGLCLPGVFDPHARVITASANIPALVGLRLDDLLARARLTATRPPVITTDAHAATHHIATLESLTGRVLGVSLGTGVGACVLDDGVPLHVTGTSAGHIGQWDVSLGVNAPIAPDGGQGGLEAYIGLHAICTRHTCTPDLAPQVFTPHSQEIAALARALRIAHALYRPNHIRLLGGLGIRLQAALPNIHNHVAQHLTSLARPNWTLQLGHDDYHAAGGAALLATNQR; from the coding sequence ATGCCAACCACAACCCTCGGCCTCGACATCGGCGGCAGCAGCGTCAAGGCCGCCCTCATTCGCGACGCTACCTTCGCCCGCGTCGCCCAGAGTCCGATCTACACGAAACCGACCCTCGAACAACTCATCGACGCCATCGCCAACGTCGCCGCAGTTCTCGGAACCTCCCACGACTCCATCGGCCTCTGCCTTCCCGGCGTCTTTGACCCCCACGCGCGCGTGATCACCGCCAGCGCCAACATCCCCGCACTCGTCGGCCTACGCCTCGACGATCTCCTTGCCCGCGCGCGCCTCACCGCCACACGACCGCCCGTAATCACCACCGACGCCCACGCCGCCACGCACCACATCGCCACACTCGAATCCCTCACCGGCCGGGTCTTGGGCGTCTCCCTCGGCACAGGAGTCGGTGCCTGCGTCCTCGACGACGGCGTTCCCCTCCACGTCACCGGCACCTCCGCCGGCCACATAGGCCAATGGGATGTCTCCCTCGGTGTGAACGCCCCCATTGCACCCGATGGAGGCCAGGGCGGCCTCGAGGCATACATCGGCCTCCACGCAATCTGCACCCGCCACACCTGCACTCCCGACCTCGCTCCGCAGGTTTTCACCCCGCACTCCCAAGAAATCGCCGCTCTTGCACGTGCCCTTCGCATCGCCCACGCCCTCTACCGCCCCAACCACATCCGCCTTCTGGGCGGCCTGGGCATCCGACTTCAAGCCGCATTGCCCAACATCCACAACCATGTCGCCCAGCACCTGACTTCCCTTGCCCGCCCAAACTGGACCCTCCAACTCGGTCATGACGACTATCATGCTGCCGGGGGAGCAGCCTTGCTCGCAACCAATCAAAGATAG
- a CDS encoding acyl carrier protein produces the protein MPSMSNDEIFAKVRDVIVDALAADEEDVTPQASLTADLGAESIDFLDIGFKLEQAFGFKIAQGELFPDNVAQNPEYVKDGKVTPHGIAELKAKLPHLSFTEFEKDPQLTKVGRMFTVDALVRFVEKKLA, from the coding sequence ATGCCTTCGATGTCCAACGACGAGATCTTCGCCAAGGTTCGTGACGTGATCGTGGACGCCCTCGCCGCCGATGAAGAGGACGTCACGCCCCAGGCCTCCTTGACCGCCGACCTCGGGGCCGAGTCCATCGACTTCCTCGACATCGGCTTCAAACTCGAGCAGGCCTTCGGCTTCAAGATCGCCCAGGGCGAACTCTTCCCCGACAACGTCGCCCAGAATCCCGAGTACGTCAAAGACGGCAAGGTCACGCCCCACGGCATCGCCGAACTCAAGGCCAAACTCCCCCACCTCAGTTTCACCGAGTTCGAGAAGGACCCGCAACTGACCAAGGTCGGGCGGATGTTCACCGTGGACGCCCTTGTCCGCTTCGTCGAGAAGAAACTCGCCTGA
- a CDS encoding response regulator transcription factor: MPLGRVLVVEDDAAIRRGVVDALKFAGYATMEAGDGAAGLDAATGAEIDLMLLDILMPKMNGFEVLAEVRRAKSTLPVIILTAKGEEQDRVRGLREGADDYVVKPFSANELLARVEAVLRRSAERPKLMRRCEIAGRTIDLERREVVVDGVKSSLTEREADLLAFLIANPGRAISREELLLRVWGLDPRGMHTRTVDMAVARVREALGDSAGTPSVIQTVRAKGYMLVSEAQEIGR; encoded by the coding sequence ATGCCGCTGGGACGAGTGCTTGTTGTTGAGGATGACGCGGCGATCCGTCGCGGGGTTGTCGATGCGCTGAAGTTCGCGGGGTACGCGACGATGGAGGCGGGCGACGGCGCGGCCGGATTGGACGCGGCGACGGGGGCCGAGATCGACCTGATGCTGCTGGACATCCTCATGCCGAAGATGAACGGGTTTGAGGTGCTGGCGGAGGTCCGGCGGGCGAAGTCGACCCTGCCTGTGATCATCCTGACGGCGAAGGGTGAGGAGCAGGATCGGGTGCGAGGGCTGCGCGAGGGGGCGGACGATTATGTCGTGAAGCCGTTCAGCGCGAACGAGTTGTTGGCGCGGGTGGAGGCGGTGCTGCGTCGCTCGGCGGAGAGACCGAAACTCATGCGACGCTGCGAGATCGCGGGACGGACGATCGACCTGGAGCGGCGGGAGGTCGTGGTCGATGGTGTGAAGTCGTCGCTCACGGAGCGCGAGGCGGACCTCCTGGCGTTTCTGATTGCGAACCCGGGTCGGGCGATCTCGCGCGAGGAGTTGCTGCTGCGGGTGTGGGGGCTGGACCCGCGCGGGATGCACACGCGGACGGTGGACATGGCGGTGGCGCGCGTGCGCGAGGCGTTAGGGGACAGCGCGGGGACGCCGAGCGTGATCCAGACGGTGCGGGCGAAGGGATACATGCTGGTGAGCGAGGCGCAGGAGATCGGTCGATGA
- a CDS encoding HAMP domain-containing histidine kinase, with protein MIRRHGVLLAFVVCTLAVVGAMAWLTWHALRMERNEARARDAALYQDTLRVALWRMDSVVSAILAREVARPYFEYQAFYPADRAYTRMWEEVRPGDVLVPSSLLRQHASFVRLHFQWSMRDGWTSPQAPSGNMRDMAESTYCSSNEVVRAQEDLERLRTCFVSSGASFRVSELSLSDDVSDRGPWIGGLMTTLAADARLDSQVDTPSAEKSFGYGEPTTYAKEDFARRSAAAMIINERQQAYSPSAARVESSRAVAGTKVSASVPVSDQIGVLTKAEHARLAAVMENAPDDVAGLALKQVEAKDVLGNGSEALEDSASVAVGMFRPAWLSGGGGEAGELVFTRDVRKQDAYVAQGFWIDWPTLRAELVSRVDDLFSEVDLVPDPRRSADLAHRMATIDAALVATPRKRLMPVSASWTPLETGLVLAWIAVVGAVVAIAVVLRTSTELAERRGRFVSAVTHELRTPLTTFCMYSQMLADGMVPEGEQTREYVRTLKGESKRLADIVESVLEYARLGRRRASGATNHESITVDELMERLEEPLRRRAEQCSMELVVERSGPGTASVRAEPGTIERIVANLLDNSCKYAKDATDRRVHLRVLVGGNDLKMIVSDHGPGIESGERTKIFRAFVRGEAQSNGTVSGLGLGLSLSRGLAADLGGSLRLTEPSRAEFTLTVPLASK; from the coding sequence ATGATCCGGCGGCACGGCGTGTTGCTTGCTTTCGTGGTGTGCACGCTTGCCGTGGTCGGGGCGATGGCGTGGCTGACGTGGCACGCGCTGCGGATGGAGCGGAATGAGGCGCGGGCACGCGACGCGGCGCTCTATCAGGACACGCTGCGGGTGGCGCTGTGGCGGATGGACTCGGTGGTGTCGGCGATCCTGGCGCGGGAGGTGGCGAGGCCATACTTCGAGTATCAGGCGTTTTACCCGGCGGATCGGGCGTACACGCGGATGTGGGAGGAGGTCCGTCCCGGGGACGTGCTGGTGCCGTCGTCGCTCTTGCGGCAGCACGCGTCGTTTGTGCGGCTTCATTTCCAGTGGTCGATGCGAGATGGGTGGACCTCGCCCCAGGCGCCGAGCGGGAACATGCGTGATATGGCGGAATCGACGTATTGCTCGTCGAACGAGGTGGTTCGGGCGCAGGAGGATCTGGAACGCTTGCGGACGTGCTTTGTATCGAGCGGGGCGTCGTTCCGGGTGTCAGAGTTGTCGCTGAGCGATGATGTGTCGGACCGAGGGCCATGGATCGGCGGGTTGATGACGACGCTGGCGGCGGATGCGAGGTTGGATTCGCAGGTCGATACGCCGAGTGCCGAGAAGTCGTTCGGGTATGGTGAGCCGACGACGTACGCGAAAGAGGACTTTGCCCGGCGGAGCGCGGCGGCGATGATCATCAACGAGCGGCAACAGGCGTATTCGCCCTCGGCGGCGCGGGTGGAGAGTTCGAGAGCGGTCGCGGGCACAAAGGTGTCTGCGAGCGTGCCGGTTTCGGATCAGATTGGGGTGTTGACGAAGGCGGAGCATGCGCGTCTCGCCGCGGTGATGGAGAACGCCCCGGATGATGTGGCGGGCCTGGCGCTCAAGCAAGTTGAGGCGAAGGACGTGCTCGGGAACGGGAGCGAGGCACTCGAGGACTCGGCGTCGGTAGCCGTTGGGATGTTCCGTCCGGCGTGGTTGAGCGGTGGTGGGGGCGAGGCGGGCGAACTGGTCTTCACTCGGGACGTTCGCAAGCAAGACGCGTATGTGGCCCAGGGGTTCTGGATCGATTGGCCCACGCTGCGCGCAGAACTGGTATCACGGGTCGATGACTTGTTCTCGGAGGTCGATCTGGTTCCGGATCCTCGTCGGTCGGCGGACCTGGCGCATCGGATGGCGACGATCGACGCGGCGCTGGTGGCGACGCCTCGGAAGCGGTTGATGCCCGTCTCGGCGTCGTGGACGCCACTGGAGACCGGGCTGGTGCTGGCGTGGATCGCGGTCGTGGGGGCGGTGGTGGCGATCGCGGTGGTGCTGCGGACCTCGACGGAACTGGCGGAGCGTCGCGGACGGTTTGTGTCAGCGGTGACGCACGAGCTTCGGACGCCGTTGACGACGTTCTGCATGTACTCGCAAATGCTGGCAGACGGGATGGTGCCCGAGGGGGAGCAGACGCGGGAGTATGTGCGAACGCTCAAGGGCGAATCCAAGCGATTGGCGGACATCGTCGAGAGCGTGCTGGAATATGCGCGGCTCGGGCGCCGGCGTGCGTCGGGGGCGACGAACCACGAGTCGATCACGGTCGATGAACTCATGGAACGGTTGGAAGAGCCGCTGCGTCGGCGGGCGGAGCAGTGCTCGATGGAGTTGGTGGTGGAACGATCCGGTCCGGGCACGGCGAGCGTGCGGGCCGAGCCTGGGACGATCGAACGGATTGTCGCGAATCTTTTGGACAACTCGTGCAAGTATGCGAAGGACGCGACGGATCGACGGGTGCACCTGCGCGTGCTGGTGGGAGGTAACGACCTGAAGATGATCGTTTCGGACCACGGGCCGGGGATCGAGTCGGGCGAGCGGACGAAGATCTTTCGAGCGTTTGTGCGAGGTGAGGCGCAGTCGAACGGTACGGTGTCGGGGCTCGGGCTTGGGTTGTCGCTCTCGCGCGGGCTGGCGGCGGATCTCGGCGGGTCGCTTCGCCTGACGGAGCCCTCGCGGGCGGAGTTCACACTGACGGTGCCGCTGGCGTCGAAGTGA